Part of the Alicyclobacillus vulcanalis genome is shown below.
GCCGCGGTGCACGTTCGAGTTGTCGTGCTCGTAGTAGCGGACGATGGCTTCAATCACCTGGCGCGGCTTCTGTGACGTCGCCGCGTTGTCCAGATACACGAGCCGATGTCCGTTGATTCGCTCGGACAAGATCGGAAAATCCTTGCGAAGCTCTTCCGCGTTCATCGCGCAAGCTCCCTTTCCACCCTTGACACGACGAGATCGCGCATGGCGTCCGAAGGCAGCGCCTCGACCGAGTCGCGCAGGTAGCCCCAGATGATCATCTGCACGGCCACCGACTGGGGGATGCCGCGCGACATCAGGTAGTACACCTGCAGCGGATCGATCTTGCCGACGCTCGCCGCGTGTCCGCAGCGCTCCACGTCGTTCTCGTCGATCAAGAGCATCGGAATGGCGTCCGCGCGAGCCGTGCCGTCGACCATGATCATCCGGTCGTGCTGCTCACTCCCCGCGCCCACGGCGCCCTTTTCGATTTGCGTGCGGCTGCGGAAAATGACGTTGGCCCGGTCGCGCAACGCGCCGCTCATCGCGATTTCGCTCTCCGTGTGCCGCCCCACGTGGCGCATGCTCGCCGTGATCTCCACGTGCGCCCTGCCGTGCCCCACGCCCATCACGCGCGCGAAGCTCCGGCTCCCTTGGCCCACGAGCGCGCTCTCGATCCACTCCACCGCCTGGCCGTCCGACGTGTCTGCCACCACCCAGTCGACTTCCGCGTCGTTTTCCGTCTGAGCCCGGCGCGTCACAAAGTGCATGCCGCCTCGGACCCACTCGTCGGCCGTGGCGATCTCGACACGGCTCGCCTGCGACGCGTACACCTCGAGGACGTGACTGCTCACAAACGGCGAGCCACCCGCCGCAAACGTCGTCTCGGCATAGCGGACGCGCGCGAGCGCATCGGCGACCACCAGGCTGCGGGAGCAGGCGCTGTACGGACCGCCCGTCCAGACGTAGACGATCTCAATCGGCTGCTCCAGCTCCGCGCCGCGCGGCACGCGGACAAACACCCCGCCCAAAAACAGGGCCATGTTCAGCGCGGTCCACTTCGCTTCCTCGGCCGGCACAATGGCGCCGAAGTGGCGTTGCCACGCATCCGCGTGCGCCTCGCACGCTTCGTGGATGGGCACGAGCTGCACGCCCTTCTCTCTTGCCTCGTCCGCCAGCCGAATTTCGCGAACCCGCCCATCGACCACGAGGGCGTAGGAATGATCGAGCGCGCGCACATACGCCAAAGCGTCCTCCGGCACCGGCGTTTCGGACGGCTCAAATTCGCCCACGTCCCAGCGCACGCGGCGAAGATCTGTCTTTTCAAGCCGAGGCACTTCGAGGGACTCAAACAGCTTCCACGCCGCATCCCGCTTTTCGGTCACGGCCTTGGATTCCTGCAGCGCCTGGGCGACGCGCAGCACTGGATTCAAAGCGGTCACTTCTCCCATGGCTGCGTCACCCCCTCAGGCTTCCACTTCGACGGTCTCATCTTCGATCCCGAGTTCCTGCTTCAGCCAATCGTAGCCCTTGGCCTCGAGCTCCTCGGCGAGTTTCGCGTCGCCCGATTTGACGATACGCCCCTGCATCATCACGTGCACCACGTCCGGCACGATGTAATTCAAGAGCCGCTGATAGTGCGTGATGATGAGGAAGCCGATGTTGTCGGAACGCAGCTGGTTCACGCCGTTCGCGACGATCTTCAGGGCATCGATGTCGAGGCCGGAGTCGATCTCGTCCAAAATTGCGATGCGCGGCTCCAGCATCGCCATCTGAAGGATTTCATTGCGCTTCTTCTCGCCGCCCGAGAAGCCCTCATTCAGATAGCGTTCCGCGAAGGACGGATCGATGCTCAATTCCTTCATCTTCTGCACAAGCCGGCGATGAAACTGCAGCACGGGGATCTCGTTGCCCTCGCCGCGGCGCGCGTTCAACGCCGTGCGAATAAAGTTCGCATTCGAGACGCCAGGCACCTCCGCGGGATACTGCATCGCCAAAAACAGGCCCGCCCGCGCCCGCTCATCCACCGACATCTCCAGCACGTTCTGGCCATCGAGCAGGATTTCCCCATCCGTCACCTCGTAGTGCGGATGCCCCATGATGGCGGACGCCAACGTCGACTTTCCCGTCCCGTTCGGACCCATGATCGCGTGGATTTCTCCCCCTTGGATGTGCAGATCCACGCCCTTCAGAATCTCCTTGCCCTCGACCTGCACGCGAAGGCCACGAATCACGAAATCTGGTTTGCTCACAGCGACCGACCTCTCTCTTTTCGCCTGTATCTCGGCAACGTAATGTTGACTTCACAAGTCATGTTTCGATTTCAAGGGTACCACATTGACGGCAAAACGCAAGCTGGCGCAGGGCCCTTGCTGGGCCCTGCGCGATTCTTCGCTTAAAACAAGTACTTGAAAACCAGCTTGGCCTCTTCGGACATCATCTCTTTGTCCCAAGGCGGATCGAACGTCAACTCCACGTCGACCTGTTCGACCCCTTCCAGTTCCGACAACTTCTCGATGATTTGCTCCTTGATGTCGTCAAACAACGGGCAGCCCATCGTCGTCAGAGTGACGGTGACCTTGATGCGCTTTCCGCCG
Proteins encoded:
- a CDS encoding metal-sulfur cluster assembly factor produces the protein MRVVTEEQVRTVLMDVLDPEIQIDIVNLGMVYGIDIQDGGKRIKVTVTLTTMGCPLFDDIKEQIIEKLSELEGVEQVDVELTFDPPWDKEMMSEEAKLVFKYLF
- the sufC gene encoding Fe-S cluster assembly ATPase SufC, with the protein product MSKPDFVIRGLRVQVEGKEILKGVDLHIQGGEIHAIMGPNGTGKSTLASAIMGHPHYEVTDGEILLDGQNVLEMSVDERARAGLFLAMQYPAEVPGVSNANFIRTALNARRGEGNEIPVLQFHRRLVQKMKELSIDPSFAERYLNEGFSGGEKKRNEILQMAMLEPRIAILDEIDSGLDIDALKIVANGVNQLRSDNIGFLIITHYQRLLNYIVPDVVHVMMQGRIVKSGDAKLAEELEAKGYDWLKQELGIEDETVEVEA
- a CDS encoding SufB/SufD family protein gives rise to the protein MGEVTALNPVLRVAQALQESKAVTEKRDAAWKLFESLEVPRLEKTDLRRVRWDVGEFEPSETPVPEDALAYVRALDHSYALVVDGRVREIRLADEAREKGVQLVPIHEACEAHADAWQRHFGAIVPAEEAKWTALNMALFLGGVFVRVPRGAELEQPIEIVYVWTGGPYSACSRSLVVADALARVRYAETTFAAGGSPFVSSHVLEVYASQASRVEIATADEWVRGGMHFVTRRAQTENDAEVDWVVADTSDGQAVEWIESALVGQGSRSFARVMGVGHGRAHVEITASMRHVGRHTESEIAMSGALRDRANVIFRSRTQIEKGAVGAGSEQHDRMIMVDGTARADAIPMLLIDENDVERCGHAASVGKIDPLQVYYLMSRGIPQSVAVQMIIWGYLRDSVEALPSDAMRDLVVSRVERELAR